The Spartobacteria bacterium genome includes a window with the following:
- a CDS encoding tetratricopeptide repeat protein — MKRISQESIYKKEETPAFARKSRRPSLHKKNVSSVPERGTPRRRSSHSHHRSHKKNNRAWLVVISVLVVVGVVYALFLGRTLIRSHDSQGKAKQADAATGSVAETIESAAKVFTVEDSRRQEIRSLINDNTDVNSKLIRADKLLEQGDADRAVGVLQAALRLHPHHLALNYAYARALCAEREYDLALKHFLFVLQVKPDDVQARVDLAEMLLDVQEYELASDVADWAIDEDEYLLQAQKVAALAKINSDNNADAALHLRKILMIDSGNVFAQSTLGDVYRRQGVHDKSIQMFTGLIDAGVTDSAVYYNLAVSYAALRDAVHALGVLNKAANQFGNSFVSSWINSRDFDGIRLNPAFQDFVNQL, encoded by the coding sequence ATGAAAAGAATTTCGCAGGAAAGTATCTACAAGAAAGAGGAAACACCGGCTTTTGCACGAAAAAGTCGCCGCCCTTCTTTGCACAAAAAAAACGTATCGTCTGTTCCGGAGCGAGGGACGCCGCGTCGCCGTAGTTCACATAGCCATCATCGCAGTCACAAGAAAAACAACAGAGCCTGGTTGGTTGTCATCAGCGTGTTGGTTGTGGTTGGCGTGGTATATGCGCTGTTTTTGGGTCGGACATTGATTCGTTCACACGACAGCCAAGGAAAAGCAAAGCAGGCCGATGCTGCGACAGGATCCGTTGCAGAAACGATTGAATCTGCAGCAAAGGTATTCACCGTCGAGGATAGTCGACGACAGGAAATACGATCGCTGATCAATGATAATACCGATGTGAATTCGAAGCTTATTCGGGCAGATAAATTATTAGAACAGGGAGACGCAGATCGAGCCGTCGGGGTTTTACAAGCCGCGCTGCGGCTTCATCCTCATCATTTAGCATTAAACTATGCCTATGCCCGTGCTTTGTGTGCAGAGCGTGAATACGACCTTGCGCTGAAGCATTTTTTATTTGTTCTGCAGGTGAAGCCCGATGATGTGCAGGCTAGAGTCGATTTGGCGGAGATGCTGCTGGACGTACAGGAGTATGAACTGGCTTCGGATGTAGCGGACTGGGCTATTGATGAGGATGAATATCTTTTGCAAGCGCAGAAAGTGGCCGCCCTGGCCAAAATCAATAGCGACAACAATGCCGATGCCGCGCTTCACCTGCGCAAAATATTGATGATCGACAGCGGTAATGTATTTGCCCAGAGCACGCTTGGCGATGTGTACCGTCGGCAGGGGGTACATGATAAATCCATACAAATGTTTACAGGACTTATTGATGCGGGGGTGACTGATTCGGCGGTGTATTACAACCTAGCAGTCTCGTACGCCGCACTGCGGGACGCAGTTCATGCTCTCGGGGTCTTAAACAAGGCGGCGAATCAGTTTGGAAATTCTTTTGTGAGCTCCTGGATTAACAGTCGGGATTTCGATGGAATCCGATTGAACCCCGCCTTTCAGGATTTTGTAAATCAGCTGTGA